The Lepeophtheirus salmonis chromosome 1, UVic_Lsal_1.4, whole genome shotgun sequence genome has a segment encoding these proteins:
- the LOC121117332 gene encoding uncharacterized protein: MSLPEDTNGLEIRDWESFKPRIQLHELIDRTVQTSRHTFPLVMKCPMRNEEDRKEILEIIVAAMEMSAKVNYWRSAEKIKRNLDKVYGPSWQVIIGENFTFNVDYEDQFLYYIIFGAVGILVWKCGDMLQCEVNHFVPGSKKKDNKSRKTHGAMNLLRGEKAYVPSSMRKKDTSKQTKQK, from the exons ATGAGTCTTCCTGAAGATACAAATGGATTAGAAATAAGGGACTGGGAGAGCTTTAAACCCCGCATCCAGCTTCATGAGCTCATAGACCGAACGGTACAAACAAGTCGTCATACTTTTCCTCTGGTGATGAAATGTCCAATGAGAAATGAGGAAGATAGAAAGGAAATCTTGGAAATAATTGTTGCTGCCATGGAAATGTCGGCTAAAGTCAACTACTGGCGCTcag CTGAGAAAATAAAGCGTAATCTGGACAAAGTTTATGGCCCCTCATGGCAAGTCATCATTGGAGagaattttacatttaatgttgACTATGAAGATCAATTTTTGTACTATATAATCTTTGGTGCTGTAGGAATACTCGTGTGGAAATGTGGAGATATGCTTCAGTGTGAAGTGAATCACTTTGTTCCAGGAAGTAAGAAAAAGGATAACAAGAGCCGGAAAACTCATGGTGCAATGAATTTACTTCGAGGAGAGAAGGCATACGTACCTTCAAGTATGAGAAAAAAGGATACTTCAAAACAGACTAAACAAAAATag
- the LOC121117323 gene encoding kelch-like protein 24, whose protein sequence is MSNSLLYSFLRSPSDVPTESSNEVVAVDGPGAEEWKFVDAGHSSCMLSGLLELKRTKSLCDVSLQVGEDEYPAHKCVLSAASPYFKAMFTCNLSESKLDSVALNGMESPIVELLINYAYTSTISITKMNVQSLLSASNLLEMLSVREACCQFLGRHMDETNVLGIQNYAEAHACMDLFNQAKAYALKHFQDLIAGDEFVNMSHVQLTDIISNDDLDVEKEEIVFYGALRWYEGNPAARLPIFHTVLAHVRLPQVSPYFLHDVVQSCSVIQKSKECMSLVEEAKIYHLLPDRRLEISSERTRPRRCAGMAQVIVSVGGEDDKVVLRSVEFWNPLTNHWKQLCCLPFAVSKHGLVVSGNNKMYMAGGEYPDGSASRSLWRYDPVLNNWQEMASMNTPRSELGLAMLDGYVYAVGGWEGSRRLDSVERYDVDTNTWIEMAPLKMAVTSPAVVATDGCLYVSGGAVLSDGDGIELVQKYDTKKEGAVWTEVARMIIPRSGSASCYLDGYIYVIGGWHASTENTNKVERYNLRNNVWSFVAPMNERRYRPGVAVSNGKVYVLGGEEGWDRYHDTIECYDTKLDIWENVGEMPSSRSWLSCVGLTVHLDLIKEGT, encoded by the exons ATGTCGAATAGCTTACTCTACTCCTTCCTGCGTAGCCCTTCGGATGTCCCTACAGAGAGCAGCAATGAAGTCGTGGCAGTAGACGGTCCCGGCGCAGAAGAGTGGAAGTTTGTGGATGCGGGGCATTCCAGCTGCATGCTCTCCGGACTTTTGGAACTGAAGAGGACGAAAAGCCTTTGCGACGTGTCCCTTCAGGTTGGAGAAGATGAGTACCCTGCCCATAAGTGTGTTCTCTCAGCTGCTAGCCCTTACTTTAAAGCCATGTTTACCTGCAATCTCTCAGAGTCCAAGCTCGACTCAGTGGCTTTGAATGGCATGGAATCCCCTATCGTGGAGCTTCTCATCAACTATGCATACACATCTACCATTTCCATCACGAAAATGAATGTACAAAGCCTTTTATCTGCCTCTAATCTATTAGAGATGCTCTCTGTTCGAGAAGCATGCTGTCAGTTCCTGGGAAGACATATGGATGAAACAAATGTCCTAGGAATTCAAAATTACGCAGAAGCTCATGCTTGTATGGATCTTTTCAATCAAGCAAAGGCCTATGCTCTTAAACACTTCCAGGATTTAATTGCTGGAGatgaatttgtaaatatgaGTCATGTTCAACTCACggatattatttcaaatgatgaTTTGGATGTTGAAAAGGaggaaatagttttttatgGTGCACTCAGATGGTATGAAGGAAATCCAGCGGCACGTCTTCCCATTTTTCACACAGTTCTTGCTCATGTTCGATTACCTCAAGTCAGTCCGTATTTCCTACACGATGTAGTTCAAAGTTGCAGTGTCATACAAAAATCGAAAGAGTGTATGAGTTTAGTTGAAGAAGCAAAGATATATCATCTTCTTCCGGATAGACGATTAGAAATATCGTCCGAGAGAACGAGGCCAAGACGATGTGCAGGAATGGCTCAAGTTATCGTTTCTGTTGGTGGTGAGGATGATAAAGTTGTTCTGAGATCTGTTGAGTTTTGGAACCCCTTGACAAATCATTGGAAACAATTATGCTGTTTGCCTTTTGCAGTAag caaacacGGCTTGGTAGTGAGTGGAAACAACAAAATGTATATGGCTGGAGGTGAATATCCTGACGGAAGTGCATCACGATCTCTATGGAGATATGATCCAGTTCTTAATAATTGGCAGGAAATGGCTTCAATGAATACACCTAGGTCAGAATTGGGTCTAGCTATGTTAGATGGTTATGTTTACGCGGTTGGGGGCTGGGAAGGTTCTCGTCGATTGGACTCTGTTGAGAGATACGATGTTGACACTAACACTTGGATTGAAATGGCACCTCTGAAAATGGCTGTGACCTCTCCAGCTGTTGTCGCAACTGATGGTTGTCTCTATGTATCTGGGGGAGCCGTTTTGTCTGATGGAGATGGAATCGAACTCGTTCAAAAATATgacacaaaaaaagaaggagcCGTATGGACTGAAGTTGCTAGAATGATCATTCCGAGATCTGGGTCAGCCTCTTGCTATTTAGatggatatatttatgttattggAGGCTGGCATGCATCAACCGAAAATACAAACAAAGttgaaagatataatttacGAAACAATGTCTGGAGTTTTGTTGCACCCATGAATGAGAGAAGATACAGACCTGGAGTTGCTGTATCTAACGGAAAAGTTTATGTTTTAGGAGGAGAGGAAGGTTGGGATAG ATACCATGACACCATTGAGTGCTATGATACAAAATTAGACATATGGGAAAATGTTGGAGAGATGCCTTCCTCTAGATCATGGCTTTCCTGTGTAGGCCTAACt gTACATTTGGATTTGATCAAGGAAGGTACTTGA
- the elg1 gene encoding uncharacterized protein elg1: protein MNNTTMEINELPLNHGKKTKRIISGFFKRVSTDEYLKDVEKNAAAPLNQTIEALVHPPPSNGMTHTSPHQTSSRRSSNVLISVDDTITVLEEIDGNVSNEKGSIRKSEKRKPREAIDTNSVKNGESHSPPLEPKKDLSSESLSEVSSFENINKLTVKFKKRRKASSDALKTNESDSDIDLNFVEETEQETKSPSPLGIFGVMMSNQKSKRNVSLSLNSVNKTTASIDTYEPNEPIVSIMSVNKEKSTPVSSPHQKHYKKCLNKEIEIAVLQNGDSLSRPSKLFSDDNGNRKQIKDESIIDTDLDFLNDIPKSQNKLKRGRKEKIKIETPSDTIEDKECPRRISSRVKHKRIIIDCQDLSSPEEHELEKNPRKKQKRKIHDKPGCINKMPNKKLASIFVRESPEVTAARKAFLHSQAPERIKKLRDKELSAETIGHDYFNDFSNVLHVNYSSTQYSSDQINIPLRNEDVNVNQILSKDSNLSWLLSRNEEKIEEMTIDDSSGFKSLSLPLDNKHIFLFAHLESTSTRQCFIDLMKRDTSDIDKFPWTLKYAPKRCSHILGNQHTIFSLKVWLKSFSSKIKYSPVYSDTESCSSLSEFGANAAILYGPHGCGKTSTVYALASEFGFNVLEVNASSSRSGRQLTNQTHEATQSHRVGSSKKNKKIGKNHHLKKCSSSNTNNLILIEDIDLFFEDGDEGFYQALSGVIGNSKIPIILTYSSDKHKKSIPLPKVDQLHAYKLSYPPLQVTSRYLCSIALKEGYPVSSRSITEILQKFNGNISKSILELQFLCLSSKQTQSSDHSPILYEMDTSLSEVMNIPMNFQTTDVQTRLHCIIPFKKDNTTSPLCCRSLNYSITDASFSESMEAHNKPRTYSKKDIKEMEYIATRLDIHSGFCEKENSMNSEMSFQTRYIRSVESQILESLYPQNYLKYKFLFTDTLPLIRNMARSEDERRLLNSKRRFLHYLDSQLELSISSEDLLILKNQLNS, encoded by the coding sequence atgaataatacaacTATGGAAATTAATGAACTTCCGTTGAATCatggaaagaaaacaaaaagaataatatccGGATTCTTTAAACGGGTTTCCACGGATGAGTATTTGAAAGACGTGGAAAAAAATGCAGCAGCTCCACTGAATCAAACAATCGAGGCCCTTGTTCATCCTCCTCCATCCAATGGAATGACTCACACAAGTCCTCATCAGACTTCATCGAGAAGGTCCTCTAATGTATTGATCTCTGTGGATGATACAATCACCGTTTTAGAGGAAATTGATGGAAATGTGAGTAATGAGAAGGGCTCGATACGCAAAAGTGAGAAAAGAAAGCCGAGAGAGGCAATAGACACAAATTCCGTGAAGAATGGAGAATCCCACAGCCCTCCTCTTGAGCCAAAAAAGGATCTATCCTCTGAATCACTGAGTGAGGTCTCTTCCTTTGAGAATATCAACAAATTGACAGTTAAAttcaaaaagagaagaaaagctTCTAGTGATGCACTAAAAACGAATGAATCAGACTCGGACattgatttgaattttgttgaaGAAACTGAACAAGAGACTAAAAGCCCCTCTCCACTTGGTATTTTTGGCGTCATGATGTCGAATCAAAAGTCAAAAAGAAACGTTTCGCTCTCATTGAATAGCGTTAACAAAACAACAGCAAGTATAGATACATACGAACCAAATGAGCCCATAGTATCGATTATGAGtgtgaacaaagaaaaaagtacGCCTGTATCCTCTCCTCatcaaaaacattataaaaaatgtctaaataaagaaatagaaatCGCTGTTCTTCAAAATGGGGACTCCTTGTCTCGTCCAAGCAAACTTTTTTCTGATGACAACGGAAATAGGAAGCAAATTAAAGATGAATCTATTATTGATActgatttagattttttaaacgATATTCCAAAGTCCCAAAATAAACTTAAACGAGGTCGGaaagaaaagatcaaaattgaaaCACCAAGTGATACCATCGAGGACAAAGAATGTCCTCGAAGGATTTCATCCCGTGTAAAACATAAGAGAATTATAATTGACTGCCAAGACTTATCTTCTCCAGAGGAGCATGAATTGGAAAAGAATCctaggaaaaaacaaaaaaggaaaatacatgATAAACCAGGATGCATAAATAAGATGCCAAATAAGAAGTTAGCTTCCATATTTGTTCGAGAATCACCTGAAGTAACGGCAGCGCGTAAAGCTTTCCTTCATTCCCAAGCAccagaaagaataaaaaaattgagagataAGGAGCTATCAGCAGAGACTATTGGTCATGATTACTTTAACGATTTTTCCAATGTACTTCATGTTAATTATAGTTCAACACAGTACTCTTCGGACCAAATTAACATACCACTTAGAAATGAAGATGTCAACGTGAATCAAATTCTTTCAAAAGACTCAAATCTTTCTTGGTTATTATcgagaaatgaagaaaaaatagaagaaatgaCAATTGATGACAGTAGTGGCTTCAAATCATTATCCTTACCTCTTGATAACAAACACATTTTCTTATTTGCTCACTTGGAATCCACGTCTACCAGACAGTGTTTCATCGATTTAATGAAGAGAGATACTAGTGATATTGATAAATTTCCTTGGACGTTAAaatatgcacccaaaagatgCTCTCATATTCTTGGTAATCAACacactattttttctttaaaagtctGGCTGAagtctttttcttcaaaaatcaaatatagtcCTGTATACTCTGATACGGAATCTTGTTCATCGTTGTCAGAATTTGGTGCGAATGCAGCTATTCTTTATGGTCCTCATGGGTGTGGAAAGACCTCCACTGTTTATGCTCTCGCGTCTGAATTTGGTTTCAATGTTCTTGAGGTCAATGCATCTTCTTCTCGTAGTGGTCGACAATTAACAAATCAAACACATGAAGCTACTCAAAGTCATAGAGTTGGTAGTAgcaagaagaataaaaagatcGGGAAAAACCATCATCTAAAAAAGTGTTCCTCGTCCAATACTAATAACCTTATACTGATAGAGGATATTGATCTGTTTTTTGAGGATGGAGATGAAGGTTTTTATCAAGCTTTAAGTGGGGTAATTGGAAACTCAAAGATACCTATTATTCTCACGTATTCTTCagacaaacataaaaaatcaatcCCTCTTCCTAAAGTAGACCAGCTTCATGCATACAAATTATCTTATCCGCCTCTTCAAGTGACGTCGAGGTATTTGTGTTCAATTGCACTGAAGGAGGGCTATCCTGTATCCTCTAGAAGTATTACCGAAATTTTGCAAAAGTTCAATGGAAATATCTCTAAAAGTATACTAGAACTCCAATTCCTTTGTTTATCATCAAAACAGACGCAGTCTTCGGATCATTCTCCAATTCTCTATGAAATGGACACATCCTTAAGTGAAGTCATGAATATACCTATGAACTTTCAGACGACCGATGTACAAACCCGTCTTCATTGCATCATCccatttaaaaaagacaatacaACATCTCCTCTTTGTTGTAGATCACTTAACTATAGCATCACCGATGCTAGTTTTTCAGAATCAATGGAGGCACATAATAAACCTCGGACATACtccaaaaaagatattaaagaaaTGGAATACATAGCAACTCGTCTCGATATTCATTCTGGCTTCTGTGAGAAAGAAAACAGTATGAACTCTGAAATGAGCTTTCAAACTAGGTACATTCGTAGTGTTGAGTCTCAAATACTGGAATCGCTCTACCCCCAGAATtacttaaaatacaaattccTTTTCACAGATACACTTCCCTTAATAAGAAATATGGCTCGATCTGAGGATGAAAGACGCTTATTAAACTCTAAAAGAAGATTCTTACACTATCTTGACTCGCAACTTGAGCTTTCAATATCATCTGAAGatcttcttattttaaaaaatcaattaaattcataa